Below is a window of Rhizobium sp. NXC14 DNA.
CTTCTGCGAGAACGACCACGTCAGCGAGGATCGCCTCGCCGGCGCGGTCGGTGCGGACGCCGATCACCTTGCCTTTTGGATCGCGGACGAGTTCGGTCGCGGTCGTCTCGCATAGAAGCGTCGCTCCGGCCTCGCGCACTTTGCGTGAAAACCATTTGTCGAACTGGGCGCGAATGACGGTGTAACGATTGGGTCTCGACTCATTGAAGTCGTCCGAGCGGTACTGCATCCCGATGTGGGATGTGTCGTCCATCATCCAGAAGCGTTGCTCGACCAGATGCCGCTCCAGAGGCGCGTCATCCCGGAAATCCGGCATGATTTTCTCCAGCATGTCCGCGTACATGATGGCGCCCTGCACATTCTTGGAGCCCGGGTACTCACCGCGCTCCAGCTGCAACACCTTCATGCCGCGGCTTGCCATCGTGTAAGCAGCTGCGTTGCCGGCCATGCCGGCCCCGATAACTATGACGTCGAACTTTTCCTCGGTCATGGTGCGCGCCCTCAGTTTGCAAGCTTATCGCGACTGTGCGGCGATAGCCGATGGGTAAAGAGTTCAGTCAATGACGGCAGTAAACGGATCGCATCGGTGACGACGCCGAGGTGGGCGAAATCAAAAATCGGCGCGTTGGGGTCGGTGTTGATGGCTAGAATGAGATCAGCTCCCTCGACGCCAACCCGATGCTGGATGGCCCCGGAAATGCCGGCCGCTATGTAGAGCTTCGGCCGGATAGTTTTGCCGGTTTGGCCGATCTGCCGATCAGCCGGCATCCAGCCCTTCTGGACGAGAGGGCGCGAACAGCCATAATCGGCCCCGATCGTCTGCGCGAGTTTCTTCACAAGGTTCAGGTTCTCCGCCGCGCCGAGACCGAGGCCTCCAGCAACGACGACATCAGCATAGGCGAGATTGGCCGTCGCGGACAGGCCATCAGACAGGAAGCCGACGACTTTGGTAACGATCTCTTCCTCGATCATCGGCACATCGTGTTGAATGACGCGTCCGATCTGGTTATTCCCGCGCTGCGGCATGGCCATGACTCTCGGTCGAACCGTTGCCATCTGCGGCCTGCAGTTGAGCGTGTAGATCGTGCATAGCAAGGAGCCGCCGAAGGTCGGCCGGGTCGCCGCAAGCGAGCCGTCCGCATCCACATCGAGTTCGGTGCAGTCCGCCGTGAGGCCTGTCAACAAGGTCGTCGCCACGGAACCGGCAAGGTCGCGGCCGAGCGTCGTTGCCCCTAAAAGCAGGATTTCCGGCTTGTAGGTGGTAACCAGCTCCGTCAATGCTTTGGTGAATGGCTCGTTCCGGTAGTCGGCGAGCAGTGGAGCTTCGACGAGGTAGGCAAGGTCGGCGCCATAAGCAAAAGCCTCGGCAATGGCAAACCAGGTGAACTCTCCCGGCGGTCCGAGAACGACGCCGGCAAGTTGGACGCCGAGCTTGTCGGCGAGTTTGCGGCCTTCCCCGAGCAGCTCGAAGGAGACGGGATGGACCTTGCCGCGCTCCAGCTCGATGAAGACCCAAACGTGCCGATGGGCCTTAAACTGCTCGGGCAGCTCCTTCTTCATGGCGGCGCGGCCAACGGCTGGAGGAGGGCTTTCTCGATTGGTGCTCAACATTGTCGCTCCTTGCCTTTCACGCATCGCCGCAGAAGGCGAGTTCGCTTTTCAGCGCCGGCTGGCGCAAAAAGATCCCGGCGATCAACTCTTCCGCGAGATCCCGCGGCGTTTTTTCCGTGGTGTCGATCTGCTCGGCCTTTTCCGCCCGCTCAGGCGGGGCAAAGACTCTCTTGACGACGGTTGGCGAGCCACGCAGGCCGCATTTGGTGAGGTCCTCGATGCCGGCGTCGGCTGCACTCCACTTCACGATCGCACTGCGCGCAGCGCGCAGCGCGTCGTCGAGCGAACCGCGGCGGATCTCGTTGCTGCCTTCCAGCATGGTAATGAGGCAAGGGAGCTTGCTCTTCAGCGTCTGCGTGCCCCCTTCCGAGCGGCGCTCAACAGTGATCTCCCGCGCATCGAGATCAATGGAAGCGATCTTCGCGACATAGGTGAGTTGCAGGAGGTCAAGGCGCTTGGCGATGCCGGGCCCGACCTGGGCGGTGTCGCCGTCGATCGTTTGCTTGCCGGTGAAGACGATGTCAGGTGTGCCGAAGCTCTCACCGATTTTCGCGATCGCTTGAGATAGAGCAAATGAGGTCGCAAGAGTGTCGGAACCGGCAAAATGGCGGTCGGTCAGGAGTACCGCGCGGTCCGCACCATAAGTGAGCACTTTGCGCAGCGCGTCTTCTGCCATTGGCGGCCCCATGGTAAGCACGGTCACCTCGCCGCCATGACGGTCGCGCAATCTAAGGGCCTCCTCCATGGCAAATAGGTCATAGGGGTTGATAATGGTTGGCACACCCTGACGCATGATTGTGTTCGTCACCGGATGGACACGTATTTGTGTGGAGTCCGGCACCTGTTTGATACAGATAACGATGTGCATGGCCGGTTCTTACTCCCTCCCTAGATGGATGGCGGGCTTGTCAGTTCATAACCTTGCTTGCATCATCCGTGCCAACCCTCTGACATTCGCTATCCCGTTGAAACCTCTCTGGTTTGGGCCATGTCAGCGTATGACTGGATTGTAGGGTTCCCGACATTGTCGTGTCGCAACCGTGCTCATTCCTTCTCGAACGGCATCAGGAAGGATGATAACGGAACAAAGGCGCGGCCGGGTGTGACCGCTCTGTCCGGATTGTGGTCCTTCAACACCTTGAACACCCGGTGTGCGAGGGGCGCAGAGGTCGCAAAATCCCCGTAGGCTCTTTCCAGTATGGCACAGGCACGGGCAGCGATTACCTGGTCAGGAAGGTCGGAGAAGTCCTCCGCCGCCAGGTATTGGCCCATACGCTTCATGATATGGAGCCGGGAGACATCGAGAACCTTCGGATCGTAGAGGACGCCAAGGAGTTCGAAGAACTCCTCCGCGGCCGATAGGCCTTTCAGCCGATTGAGGATGTCCTTGACATCAATGGGACTGCTGTCAGCGGAACAAAGGCACATTGGGTTCCCCCTGTCGTGATTGGTGATCTTCAGATCGTTCTCCCCTAGCTCACGCTGCAACATGCGAAATGCGCGGTTCGAGGAGCAATATGCAGTCCATCGCAAGGCAGTCGCGTCGCCACTGGACGGTGCATAGGCTGGAGGTTGAAATCAATCCACCGATGTTAGCGAGAGGTCCATTGCGATGACACGCCGCGGGACGTACTCCGTGACCACCGCACTGGCGGTGACCTGGCAATCGGCGTGACTGAACGATGCCGGGTGAGCGCTAGCCGTCATGCAGCTCGTATCGCTGAGGAAGATTTGTCGTTCCATGATGGCGCTTCTAAATCTCCCCTGAACGGGCCGGACCGCTCGCTTTGGCCACGCGGCCGAAACGGGAATCGTCCCGCAGCTTCTCCACGATGCCAGGTATGACTTCGAGTACTCGGTCGACATCCTCGTCACAGCTATCGCGCGAGAACGAGAAGCGGATTGTTCCGTGCGCCACAGCGTGAGGGATGCCCATTGCCCTCAAGACGTGGCTCGGCTCCAGCGAGCCGGAGGAACAGGCAGAGCCGGAAGAGCAGGCGATGCCATAGCGATTGAGGAGAAGAAGCATCCCCTCACCTTCGACATGTCGGAAGGCGATACTCGCCGTATTCGGCAACCTCTTGAGCCGATCGCCGGTAACGAAGGCGCCTGGGACACGCTGGAGAATCCCGTTCTCCAACCGGTCTCGGAGCGAGATTAATCGGGTATCGTCGTCCATTGATTTCAAGGCGAGTTCGGCAGCCTTGCCTAAACCTACGATCCCGGCCGTATTTTCTGTCCCCGCGCGTCGGTCGCGCTCTTGATGGCCTCCCTTGATCAGTGAGGAGAAGGGTACGCCCCGTCTAAGATAGAGTGCGCCGATGCCTTTCGGTCCGTGAAACTTGTGTGCGGACAGCGACAGCATGTCGATTGCAGTAGATTGCAGGTCCGTTGGAACCTTGCCGACCGCCTGGACCGCGTCCGTGTGGAAAAGCGCCCCGATGTTCTTGGCCATTTCGGCAAGCCTAGCCACAGGGAAAATGGTACCCGTCTCATTGTTGGCCCACATGATCGAAACGATTGCGACACGAGGGGTGAGGGCGGTCTCGTAGGCGTCAAGATCGAGACGCCCATGCCGGTCCACAGGGATCCTGTGAACCTTAACACCGCGCGTCTTCTCCAGATAAGCGCAAAGCGTCAGCACCGCTGAATGCTCGACTGCGGAAGTCACGATCTCTGTGCGGTCAGACATCACCTCCAGCGCTGAAAGGATCGCCGCATTGTCGCTTTCGGTCCCGCCCGAGGTGAACACGATCTCATGATCGAACTCGGCGCCGATCAGCGCTTGCAACTGCCGGCGCGCCTTCCTCACCGACCCGCGGATGGAGGACCCAAAAGCGTGCGCCGACGAAGGGTTTCCAAACTGATCCGCAAAGAACGGCAGCATGGCTTCAACCACTTCAGGATCGACCCTGGTCGTTGCATTATTGTCGAGATAGATTGATCTCATGGGTCAATCTCGACTGATGCGGATGGCATGATGTGCTCGGGCGTCTCTCGCATGTTCGGTTGCTCGCCAGACCGGTGTTCTTCTGAATGAAATATGAGCCATGACCTTTTTTCGGTCGTTCCACATGGGCTCTCTCTCACCTGGCCGGGGATCATCCGAAGGACTTGCCGCAAGTGCACTTCTCTTGCGCATTGGGATTGTCGAAAACAAAACCGGAGGATTCGGGGCCCATCACGAAGTCGATGGTCATGCCGTTGACGTGTGGTAGCGAGCTTGCGTCAACGAACACCTTGACCCCATCTGTTTCGATGACGGCGTCGCCCTGACGCTGGGCGCTCTCCAGCCCCACCAGGTATTTATAGCCGGCGCAGCCGCCCGGCTCGACCGCGATGCGAAAGCCCTCCTGCCCGGCTCGGGAAAGCGTGACGTTCATTACGGCGGCGGCATTCTCGGTGAGTGTGATCATGAGATCATTCCTTTTTGGTCGATGGCGCATTTCGGTTGACCGTGCATGTACCGTGCCAAGACGTCTGGGAAGACCAAGAGCTTCACCGCCCGGGGTTGTATTTCCTGTGTCGTAAAACATCGCAGATCCCGAAACCCGTCAACTTCCAAACGTCCGCCCGCGCATCTCTGTCTGTCACTTCCGGTTGAGCTCTCGTTGCCGCCGCTCCAATCCGAGCGGCTAGGCTACAAATGATCGGGATCCGACAACTACATCCGGGTTTGTCGAATGTGCGACATCAGTATTTGGCACGAGCTTCCGGCTTGAGCGCCTAGGCGCTTAAGCTGTGGAGCGAAAAGCATAATGTTTCCCGAAGTTCGCTTGCGCAGTTGGCACAACTCTTGAAGGCCCGTGACGAGGCTGCGGTCGCCGCCCAGATGAAATCGATCAATGGAACGAGGGAACGAAAGCACAATGTCACATATGCCTCAGATTCGCGGTTTGTGGGAAAAGGGCATCGCCCGCAGAGTGCGGATGTCCTCTGGCTCCAGTCGGCGACCACCCCCACAATCGCCCAGCAGCTGCCGGTGGCCTTGGATGGACGTAGAGAGGGAATTTGATGAATATGTGCTTGCATGCGTCCTTTCACGGGCGCTTGAGGAGATAGATGCCGGCGAGGCGACGGTGACCGAGGCGACAGGGCTTTCGCGTACCGAATTGCGCGAAATCATAAACTGCGGGTTCCCTGCGGTGTGCATCTCGGCCTTCTCGCTGGAAGAGGCGAGCGATCCCGCGATTGGTGCGGAGGAAGAACTTCTGCGAGGCATGCTGTTCGCGCATGCCCTGGTGGGCGATGTCGCGAGCGCCCGTTTTGCCAAAATCATCGCCCGGCGTGCCTTGCGCGATGACGACCTATGGCAGGAGCTCGGTCTCTGCGACCCGGTCGAGCTCAGCCGCTTGCTCGCCACGCATTTCCCCAAGCTGGCGTCCGGCAACACTCAAAATATGAGATGGAAGAATTATCTCTACCGTACGCTCTACGAGGCCGAAGGTTTCTCGCCGTGTACAGCGGCCAGTTGCCACGAGTGCAGGGATTTCAAAGGCTGCTTCGGCGCAGAGGAAGGCAAAAGCGGCCTCGTTGGGACCAAGGGCGGGGTCGATTTGGATTGAGGATACGTCGGTTCGCGGTGAGAAGACCGTTATCCCTCCGCGGCCGCCGATACAAACCGCTTCTCCCGGCGGCGTTGCGCGGACGAGGGGATGTTCATCGCCTCGCGATATTTGGCGACGGTGCGGCGAGCAATGTCGACGCCAGTGTCCTTGAGCCTGGCAGCGATGCCATCGTCGGAGAGCACATCATCGAGCGTTTCTGCGTCAATCATTGCCTTGATCTGATGGCGCACAGCTTCGGCCGAGTGCGCGTCACCGCCTTGGGAGGAGGGGATGGCGACCGTGAAGAAATACTTGAGTTCGAACACACCGCGAGGCGTGAGCATGTATTTGTTCGACGTCACCCGACTTACAGTGGACTCGTGCATGT
It encodes the following:
- a CDS encoding electron transfer flavoprotein subunit alpha/FixB family protein, translating into MLSTNRESPPPAVGRAAMKKELPEQFKAHRHVWVFIELERGKVHPVSFELLGEGRKLADKLGVQLAGVVLGPPGEFTWFAIAEAFAYGADLAYLVEAPLLADYRNEPFTKALTELVTTYKPEILLLGATTLGRDLAGSVATTLLTGLTADCTELDVDADGSLAATRPTFGGSLLCTIYTLNCRPQMATVRPRVMAMPQRGNNQIGRVIQHDVPMIEEEIVTKVVGFLSDGLSATANLAYADVVVAGGLGLGAAENLNLVKKLAQTIGADYGCSRPLVQKGWMPADRQIGQTGKTIRPKLYIAAGISGAIQHRVGVEGADLILAINTDPNAPIFDFAHLGVVTDAIRLLPSLTELFTHRLSPHSRDKLAN
- the nifS gene encoding cysteine desulfurase NifS produces the protein MRSIYLDNNATTRVDPEVVEAMLPFFADQFGNPSSAHAFGSSIRGSVRKARRQLQALIGAEFDHEIVFTSGGTESDNAAILSALEVMSDRTEIVTSAVEHSAVLTLCAYLEKTRGVKVHRIPVDRHGRLDLDAYETALTPRVAIVSIMWANNETGTIFPVARLAEMAKNIGALFHTDAVQAVGKVPTDLQSTAIDMLSLSAHKFHGPKGIGALYLRRGVPFSSLIKGGHQERDRRAGTENTAGIVGLGKAAELALKSMDDDTRLISLRDRLENGILQRVPGAFVTGDRLKRLPNTASIAFRHVEGEGMLLLLNRYGIACSSGSACSSGSLEPSHVLRAMGIPHAVAHGTIRFSFSRDSCDEDVDRVLEVIPGIVEKLRDDSRFGRVAKASGPARSGEI
- a CDS encoding electron transfer flavoprotein subunit beta/FixA family protein; this translates as MHIVICIKQVPDSTQIRVHPVTNTIMRQGVPTIINPYDLFAMEEALRLRDRHGGEVTVLTMGPPMAEDALRKVLTYGADRAVLLTDRHFAGSDTLATSFALSQAIAKIGESFGTPDIVFTGKQTIDGDTAQVGPGIAKRLDLLQLTYVAKIASIDLDAREITVERRSEGGTQTLKSKLPCLITMLEGSNEIRRGSLDDALRAARSAIVKWSAADAGIEDLTKCGLRGSPTVVKRVFAPPERAEKAEQIDTTEKTPRDLAEELIAGIFLRQPALKSELAFCGDA
- the nifW gene encoding nitrogenase stabilizing/protective protein NifW, with the protein product MCLCSADSSPIDVKDILNRLKGLSAAEEFFELLGVLYDPKVLDVSRLHIMKRMGQYLAAEDFSDLPDQVIAARACAILERAYGDFATSAPLAHRVFKVLKDHNPDRAVTPGRAFVPLSSFLMPFEKE
- a CDS encoding nitrogen fixation protein NifQ; amino-acid sequence: MSHMPQIRGLWEKGIARRVRMSSGSSRRPPPQSPSSCRWPWMDVEREFDEYVLACVLSRALEEIDAGEATVTEATGLSRTELREIINCGFPAVCISAFSLEEASDPAIGAEEELLRGMLFAHALVGDVASARFAKIIARRALRDDDLWQELGLCDPVELSRLLATHFPKLASGNTQNMRWKNYLYRTLYEAEGFSPCTAASCHECRDFKGCFGAEEGKSGLVGTKGGVDLD
- a CDS encoding iron-sulfur cluster assembly accessory protein, yielding MITLTENAAAVMNVTLSRAGQEGFRIAVEPGGCAGYKYLVGLESAQRQGDAVIETDGVKVFVDASSLPHVNGMTIDFVMGPESSGFVFDNPNAQEKCTCGKSFG